One genomic window of Anguilla anguilla isolate fAngAng1 chromosome 13, fAngAng1.pri, whole genome shotgun sequence includes the following:
- the LOC118210532 gene encoding rho guanine nucleotide exchange factor 19-like isoform X2, with the protein MLPGYGFPPLPDFQPHLHALRCRGEGPNMWIPGSPESQALSEARKDRAFPRPPHHHVAVCKQETLAFTELPPPAPNGLGPSPPSPNGRSLTPPPDPGQGAGLGPRAALDARRVPEHGEGSSVVPDPGGTGPKRGEGPSDVPVFAQPRPPLTLPLFLPLSSSPDSSHHPHSQRSCSLDLGVCSPAPCSPQRRTSYGDIKEKSIRRKMRVYSPESLSDDSLSSPSPEYKSSSRDRSSGGSSDSAPHSPMGPSPPALLSPPADGTTPLHRGSARLSARKDSIEEHVGTSVTLSSNRLSRFLPSLILYQEYSDVAINREIQRQQGVEPGADDERLGNGEAGEATPPDNLSPTSSFRSSRGSAFSLWQDIPDVRSSGTLDSFSNEERKLQEAKFELVTSEASYIRSLAIAVDHFMLSRDLSECLGAQERQWLFSKLPDVKDVSERFLQDLEQRLEEDILRFDVCDIVLAHCPALRRVYLPYVTNQAYQEQTYQRLLQENPRFPGILARLEEDPICQRLPLTSFLILPFQRITRLKMLVENILKRTTPGSRDEDTATKAFNELKKIIKECNSSVQSMKRTEELIHLNKKIHFEGKIFPLISQSRWLVKHGELLEVDTQTMSISGSKLKLPTRPVYLHLFNDRLLLSRKKDTWKFVVFVHARIGQLKVKDLSQKLQGISGFIFHLQLCDGPQFKHQILLKARTESEKQRWISAMFPPDLESSGEQTRENDDLSQVQCIKSYQAVEHDELTLEKADILQAKTITSDGWVEGIRLFDGERGWFPKSYVEEITSRTARLRNLRENDRIKCATQKLEEELL; encoded by the exons ATGCTCCCTGGATATGgatttccccctctccctgactTCCAGCCCCACCTCCACGCTCTCCGCTGCCGAGGGGAGGGCCCCAACATGTGGATCCCGGGTTCACCCGAGTCCCAGGCTTTGAGCGAGGCCCGGAAGGACAGGGCCTTTCCGCGACCGCCCCATCACCACGTGGCCGTGTGCAAGCAGGAGACGCTGGCCTTCACCGAGCTGCCGCCGCCCGCCCCCAACGGCctgggcccctcccccccttccccgaaCGGACGCTCTCTGACCCCGCCGCCGGACCCGGGGCAGGGCGCCGGTCTGGGCCCCCGCGCGGCCCTGGATGCACGGAGGGTTCCGGAGCATGGCGAGGGATCGAGCGTCGTCCCCGACCCCGGCGGGACAGGTCCCAAACGCGGCGAGGGACCCAGCGACGTGCCCGTCTTcgcgcagccccgcccccctctgacgctccctctcttcctccccttgTCCTCGTCCCCAGACAGCAGCCACCATCCTCACTCCCAGAGGTCCTGTTCCCTAGATTTAGGAGTCTGCAGTCCTGCTCCCTGCAGTCCCCAGAGACGCACGTCCTACGGGGACATCAAAGAGAAATCTATCA ggcgTAAGATGCGGGTGTATTCCCCCGAAAGTCTGAGCGATGACTCTCTCAGCAGCCCCAGCCCAGAGT acAAATCCAGCTCCAGAGATCGCAGTTCAGGGGGGTCGAGTGACAGCGCCCCCCACAGCCCCATGGGTCCCAGCCCGCCCGCCCTgctgtcgccccctgctgacgGTACCACGCCACTGCACAGGGGGAGCGCCAGGCTCAG tGCGAGGAAGGACTCCATCGAGGAGCACGTGGGCACCTCAGTGACTCTTAGCAGCAATCGTCTGTCCCGGTTCCTGCCCAGCC TGATACTGTACCAGGAGTACAGCGATGTGGCCATCAACAGGGAAATCCAGCGGCAGCAGGGGGTGGAGCCGGGGGCTGACGACGAGAGGCTCGGGAacggggaggcgggggaggccacgccccccgaCAACCTCTCTCCAACCAGCTCCTTCCGCTCGTCGCGGGGCTCCGCCTTCTCGCTGTGGCAGGACATCCCCGACGTGCGCAGCAGCGGCACGCTGGACTCCTTCAGCAACGAGGAGAGGAAACtgcaggag GCTAAATTTGAGCTGGTGACGTCGGAGGCCTCCTACATACGCAGCCTGGCCATCGCGGTGGACCACTTCATGCTGTCCCGGGACCTGAGCGAGTGCCTGGGGGCCCAGGAGAGGCAGTGGCTGTTCTCCAAGCTGCCCGACGTGAAGGACGTCAGCGAGAG GttcctgcaggacctggagcagCGTTTAGAGGAAGACATACTGCGTTTTGACGTGTGTGACATCGTCCTGGCTCACTGCCCTGCCCTGCGCAGGGTCTACCTTCCCTACGTCACCAACCAGGCCTACCAGGAGCAGACCTACCAGCGCCTGCT ACAGGAGAACCCCAGGTTTCCCGGAATTCTGGCTCGTCTGGAGGAAGACCCCATCTGCCAGCGTCTTCCTCTCACCTCCTTCCTCATCCTCCCGTTCCAGCGGATAACGAGGCTAAAGATGCTGGTGGAG AATATCCTGAAGAGGACAACCCCTGGATCTCGAGATGAGGACACTGCCACCAAAGCTTTTAATGAGCTGAAAAAG ATCATAAAGGAATGTAATTCCAGTGTTCAGTCAATGAAGAGAACTGAAGAACTCATTCACTTAAATAAGAAAATCCACTTTGAGGGAAAG ATCTTCCCGCTGATTTCTCAGTCTCGGTGGCTGGTGAAACACGGGGAATTGCTGGAGGTGGACACGCAGACCATGAGTATATCCGGGTCAAAGTTGAAGCTGCCCACTCGGCCGGTCTACCTGCACCTGTTCAACGATCGCCTTCTGCTGTCCCGGAAGAAGGA CACGTGGAAGTTTGTGGTGTTTGTGCATGCCAGGATTGGGCAGCTGAAGGTGAAGGACCTGAGCCAGAAGCTGCAGGGCATCTCTGGCTTCATCTTCCACTTGCAGCTGTGCGACGGGCCACAGTTCAAGCACCAGATCCTGCTGAAAGCCCGCAcgga GAGTGAGAAGCAGCGCTGGATCTCGGCCATGTTTCCCCCGGATCTGGAGTCCAGTGGAGAGCAGACGAGGGAGAACGACG ATCTCTCCCAGGTGCAGTGCATCAAGAGCTACCAGGCCGTGGAACACGACGAGCTGACTTTGGAGAAGGCCGACATTCTTCAGGCGAAGACCATCACAAGCGACG GCTGGGTGGAGGGGATCCGGCTATTTGACGGGGAGAGGGGCTGGTTCCCCAAATCCTACGTGGAGGAAATCACGAGTCGCACCGCTCGGCTACGAAACCTCCGGGAGAACGACCGCATCAAGTGCGCCACccagaagctggaggaggagctcctgtag
- the si:ch73-361p23.3 gene encoding tumor necrosis factor receptor superfamily member 4 isoform X1 has product MDASIRLLCCLTWFCICLKFLSGAPNLCPPGQMKNYGTGNCVPCPDYAFQSTPNNGISCKNCRTCEEALGSEFISKCTSTADAECRCREGFVAREKDQSSCKCDRGSELDETVKKCLRCPHGKFNNIAGKKCEDWTNCGTRGVRKPGSHTSDVECRDDPGNNRTSNPQDPSSVSGLDNKKHVTLSAAVAMTSPQTTASASPSVTPPTTASTSASVSLSADTPPVSKPGFPGYAIAVPPILLLILLSPVICKHLIVPFIQNYKKKADTPCRRPVEESGDSSCSSLVKSCQGQP; this is encoded by the exons ATGGACGCAAGTATAAGACTCCTGTGCTGCCTAACATGGTTCTGCATTTGCCTGAAGTTTTTGTCAGGAGCGCCAAACTTGTGTCCGCCAG gTCAGATGAAAAATTACGGGACTGGCAACTGTGTACCCTGCCCAGACTACGCGTTCCAGTCAACACCCAACAACGGAATTTCTTGTAAAAACTGTCGAACCTGTGAAGAAG cgTTGGGAAGTGAGTTTATTTCGAAGTGCACGAGCACGGCGGACGCAGAGTGTCGATGCCGCGAGGGATTTGTCGCCAGAGAGAAAGACCAGAGCTCCTGCAAGTGTGACAGGGGTTCTGAGCTGGATGAGACAG taaAGAAATGTCTAAGATGTCCACACGGAAAATTCAACAATATTGCTGGCAAAAAGTGCGAAGACTGGACCAA TTGCGGGACCCGGGGAGTGAGGAAACCGGGCTCTCACACTTCGGATGTGGAGTGTCGCGACGACCCGGGGAACAACCGGACATCCAACCCCCAGGATCCTTCTTCCGTCTCGGGCCTCGACAACAAGAAGCACGTCACCTTGTCTGCAGCCGTGGCCATGACGTCTCCCCAAACCACCGCCTCCGCCTCCCCTTCCGTCACTCCACCCACCACCGCCTCTACCTCCGCATCTGTTTCTCTGAGCGCAGACACACCTCCAGTCTCGAAGCCTG GTTTCCCTGGTTACGCCATTGCTGTGCCACCAATTCTCCTTCTCATCCTTCTGTCTCCTGTCATCTGCAAGCACCTAATCGTTCCTTTCATCCAGAACTACAAGAAGAAGGCAG ACACTCCCTGTCGCAGACCCGTGGAAGAGAGCGGAGACAGCAGCTGCTCCTCGCTAGTCAAGTCATGCCAGGGTCAGCCGTGA
- the LOC118210532 gene encoding rho guanine nucleotide exchange factor 19-like isoform X1 produces the protein MLPGYGFPPLPDFQPHLHALRCRGEGPNMWIPGSPESQALSEARKDRAFPRPPHHHVAVCKQETLAFTELPPPAPNGLGPSPPSPNGRSLTPPPDPGQGAGLGPRAALDARRVPEHGEGSSVVPDPGGTGPKRGEGPSDVPVFAQPRPPLTLPLFLPLSSSPDSSHHPHSQRSCSLDLGVCSPAPCSPQRRTSYGDIKEKSIRRKMRVYSPESLSDDSLSSPSPECEYLFPGPFLEEGLELGLVSPTLPSAPSPTPPAGGAGDPLPDALPDLPPSPEPAPGGRSWRDGSACAGAGGPTPEALPPPGGLHARRHGDQERRRFSASELISRLQLSQRKSSLALKLGKSLSARVASRDRQPPRSHSPSNKSSSRDRSSGGSSDSAPHSPMGPSPPALLSPPADGTTPLHRGSARLSARKDSIEEHVGTSVTLSSNRLSRFLPSLILYQEYSDVAINREIQRQQGVEPGADDERLGNGEAGEATPPDNLSPTSSFRSSRGSAFSLWQDIPDVRSSGTLDSFSNEERKLQEAKFELVTSEASYIRSLAIAVDHFMLSRDLSECLGAQERQWLFSKLPDVKDVSERFLQDLEQRLEEDILRFDVCDIVLAHCPALRRVYLPYVTNQAYQEQTYQRLLQENPRFPGILARLEEDPICQRLPLTSFLILPFQRITRLKMLVENILKRTTPGSRDEDTATKAFNELKKIIKECNSSVQSMKRTEELIHLNKKIHFEGKIFPLISQSRWLVKHGELLEVDTQTMSISGSKLKLPTRPVYLHLFNDRLLLSRKKDTWKFVVFVHARIGQLKVKDLSQKLQGISGFIFHLQLCDGPQFKHQILLKARTESEKQRWISAMFPPDLESSGEQTRENDDLSQVQCIKSYQAVEHDELTLEKADILQAKTITSDGWVEGIRLFDGERGWFPKSYVEEITSRTARLRNLRENDRIKCATQKLEEELL, from the exons ATGCTCCCTGGATATGgatttccccctctccctgactTCCAGCCCCACCTCCACGCTCTCCGCTGCCGAGGGGAGGGCCCCAACATGTGGATCCCGGGTTCACCCGAGTCCCAGGCTTTGAGCGAGGCCCGGAAGGACAGGGCCTTTCCGCGACCGCCCCATCACCACGTGGCCGTGTGCAAGCAGGAGACGCTGGCCTTCACCGAGCTGCCGCCGCCCGCCCCCAACGGCctgggcccctcccccccttccccgaaCGGACGCTCTCTGACCCCGCCGCCGGACCCGGGGCAGGGCGCCGGTCTGGGCCCCCGCGCGGCCCTGGATGCACGGAGGGTTCCGGAGCATGGCGAGGGATCGAGCGTCGTCCCCGACCCCGGCGGGACAGGTCCCAAACGCGGCGAGGGACCCAGCGACGTGCCCGTCTTcgcgcagccccgcccccctctgacgctccctctcttcctccccttgTCCTCGTCCCCAGACAGCAGCCACCATCCTCACTCCCAGAGGTCCTGTTCCCTAGATTTAGGAGTCTGCAGTCCTGCTCCCTGCAGTCCCCAGAGACGCACGTCCTACGGGGACATCAAAGAGAAATCTATCA ggcgTAAGATGCGGGTGTATTCCCCCGAAAGTCTGAGCGATGACTCTCTCAGCAGCCCCAGCCCAGAGTGTGAGTATTTATTTCCGGGGCCCTTTCTGGAAGAAGGCCTAGAGCTGGGGCTGGTCTCCCCCACGCTGCCCTCGGCGCCTTCCCCTACCCCTCCAGCAGGCGGCGCCGGAGACCCCCTGCCCGACGCCCTCCCCGATCTGCCGCCGTCACCCGAGCCAGCCCCGGGAGGCAGGAGCTGGCGGGACGGGTCGGCGTGCGCGGGCGCGGGCGGCCCGACTCCCGAGGCCCTCCCGCCGCCGGGGGGCCTCCACGCCCGTCGTCACGGCGACCAGGAGAGGAGGCGGTTCTCCGCGTCGGAGCTGATCTCGCGACTGCAGCTTTCCCAGCGGAAAAGCTCCTTGGCCCTGAAGCTGGGCAAGTCCCTGTCCGCCCGCGTGGCCTCCAGGGACCGGCAGCCCCCCCGCAGCCACAGCCCCAGCA acAAATCCAGCTCCAGAGATCGCAGTTCAGGGGGGTCGAGTGACAGCGCCCCCCACAGCCCCATGGGTCCCAGCCCGCCCGCCCTgctgtcgccccctgctgacgGTACCACGCCACTGCACAGGGGGAGCGCCAGGCTCAG tGCGAGGAAGGACTCCATCGAGGAGCACGTGGGCACCTCAGTGACTCTTAGCAGCAATCGTCTGTCCCGGTTCCTGCCCAGCC TGATACTGTACCAGGAGTACAGCGATGTGGCCATCAACAGGGAAATCCAGCGGCAGCAGGGGGTGGAGCCGGGGGCTGACGACGAGAGGCTCGGGAacggggaggcgggggaggccacgccccccgaCAACCTCTCTCCAACCAGCTCCTTCCGCTCGTCGCGGGGCTCCGCCTTCTCGCTGTGGCAGGACATCCCCGACGTGCGCAGCAGCGGCACGCTGGACTCCTTCAGCAACGAGGAGAGGAAACtgcaggag GCTAAATTTGAGCTGGTGACGTCGGAGGCCTCCTACATACGCAGCCTGGCCATCGCGGTGGACCACTTCATGCTGTCCCGGGACCTGAGCGAGTGCCTGGGGGCCCAGGAGAGGCAGTGGCTGTTCTCCAAGCTGCCCGACGTGAAGGACGTCAGCGAGAG GttcctgcaggacctggagcagCGTTTAGAGGAAGACATACTGCGTTTTGACGTGTGTGACATCGTCCTGGCTCACTGCCCTGCCCTGCGCAGGGTCTACCTTCCCTACGTCACCAACCAGGCCTACCAGGAGCAGACCTACCAGCGCCTGCT ACAGGAGAACCCCAGGTTTCCCGGAATTCTGGCTCGTCTGGAGGAAGACCCCATCTGCCAGCGTCTTCCTCTCACCTCCTTCCTCATCCTCCCGTTCCAGCGGATAACGAGGCTAAAGATGCTGGTGGAG AATATCCTGAAGAGGACAACCCCTGGATCTCGAGATGAGGACACTGCCACCAAAGCTTTTAATGAGCTGAAAAAG ATCATAAAGGAATGTAATTCCAGTGTTCAGTCAATGAAGAGAACTGAAGAACTCATTCACTTAAATAAGAAAATCCACTTTGAGGGAAAG ATCTTCCCGCTGATTTCTCAGTCTCGGTGGCTGGTGAAACACGGGGAATTGCTGGAGGTGGACACGCAGACCATGAGTATATCCGGGTCAAAGTTGAAGCTGCCCACTCGGCCGGTCTACCTGCACCTGTTCAACGATCGCCTTCTGCTGTCCCGGAAGAAGGA CACGTGGAAGTTTGTGGTGTTTGTGCATGCCAGGATTGGGCAGCTGAAGGTGAAGGACCTGAGCCAGAAGCTGCAGGGCATCTCTGGCTTCATCTTCCACTTGCAGCTGTGCGACGGGCCACAGTTCAAGCACCAGATCCTGCTGAAAGCCCGCAcgga GAGTGAGAAGCAGCGCTGGATCTCGGCCATGTTTCCCCCGGATCTGGAGTCCAGTGGAGAGCAGACGAGGGAGAACGACG ATCTCTCCCAGGTGCAGTGCATCAAGAGCTACCAGGCCGTGGAACACGACGAGCTGACTTTGGAGAAGGCCGACATTCTTCAGGCGAAGACCATCACAAGCGACG GCTGGGTGGAGGGGATCCGGCTATTTGACGGGGAGAGGGGCTGGTTCCCCAAATCCTACGTGGAGGAAATCACGAGTCGCACCGCTCGGCTACGAAACCTCCGGGAGAACGACCGCATCAAGTGCGCCACccagaagctggaggaggagctcctgtag
- the si:ch73-361p23.3 gene encoding tumor necrosis factor receptor superfamily member 5 isoform X2 has product MDASIRLLCCLTWFCICLKFLSGAPNLCPPGQMKNYGTGNCVPCPDYAFQSTPNNGISCKNCRTCEEALGSEFISKCTSTADAECRCREGFVAREKDQSSCKCDRGSELDETVKKCLRCPHGKFNNIAGKKCEDWTNCGTRGVRKPGSHTSDVECRDDPGNNRTSNPQDPSSVSGLDNKKHVTLSAAVAMTSPQTTASASPSVTPPTTASTSASVSLSADTPPVSKPGFPGYAIAVPPILLLILLSPVICKHLIVPFIQNYKKKTLPVADPWKRAETAAAPR; this is encoded by the exons ATGGACGCAAGTATAAGACTCCTGTGCTGCCTAACATGGTTCTGCATTTGCCTGAAGTTTTTGTCAGGAGCGCCAAACTTGTGTCCGCCAG gTCAGATGAAAAATTACGGGACTGGCAACTGTGTACCCTGCCCAGACTACGCGTTCCAGTCAACACCCAACAACGGAATTTCTTGTAAAAACTGTCGAACCTGTGAAGAAG cgTTGGGAAGTGAGTTTATTTCGAAGTGCACGAGCACGGCGGACGCAGAGTGTCGATGCCGCGAGGGATTTGTCGCCAGAGAGAAAGACCAGAGCTCCTGCAAGTGTGACAGGGGTTCTGAGCTGGATGAGACAG taaAGAAATGTCTAAGATGTCCACACGGAAAATTCAACAATATTGCTGGCAAAAAGTGCGAAGACTGGACCAA TTGCGGGACCCGGGGAGTGAGGAAACCGGGCTCTCACACTTCGGATGTGGAGTGTCGCGACGACCCGGGGAACAACCGGACATCCAACCCCCAGGATCCTTCTTCCGTCTCGGGCCTCGACAACAAGAAGCACGTCACCTTGTCTGCAGCCGTGGCCATGACGTCTCCCCAAACCACCGCCTCCGCCTCCCCTTCCGTCACTCCACCCACCACCGCCTCTACCTCCGCATCTGTTTCTCTGAGCGCAGACACACCTCCAGTCTCGAAGCCTG GTTTCCCTGGTTACGCCATTGCTGTGCCACCAATTCTCCTTCTCATCCTTCTGTCTCCTGTCATCTGCAAGCACCTAATCGTTCCTTTCATCCAGAACTACAAGAAGAAG ACACTCCCTGTCGCAGACCCGTGGAAGAGAGCGGAGACAGCAGCTGCTCCTCGCTAG